One Hevea brasiliensis isolate MT/VB/25A 57/8 chromosome 6, ASM3005281v1, whole genome shotgun sequence genomic window, agatgcctgatactagaAAAATTGTGCATACTCCTCTGCAGATACGGAGATAGTTTTTTCAGAGGAAGAAAGATTATCATCTACTACTATATTTGCCATCTGAGACCGCTGATTTTTCCTTTGAAGCTTcaaacaattatattttgtatgaccAGGCTCATGGGAGTAATAACAAATGATTCCCTTTGAGTCTTGTTTGGAATTCACCTCCCCATTACGTTGATTAATTTTATTGCCTCTAGTTCCTCCCTTATGACCTTGTTGTCCATTTGTATTGCGGCAAACAAGACCACCATTTGCAGGTTGTTGTGACAAATGAGTACTTTCTGTACAAAGGACACATGTAAACGTATCATCCAGGGAGGAAATCTCAAAGCTGAACAGGATATGAGATTTAGCAGTTTCATATTATGAGAGAAGGCCTGCAAAAAAACTCACAATAGCCATTTGCTCTCGTTGTACCCGCTGCACTTTCACATCAGTGTTGAAAGGCAATAAAACATTAAGCTCTTCATATACtcatttaaaatccataaaataggcCGTAAGAGACCTATCATATTTCTCAGCACGATAGAATGCCGTACACACATCATAGATACAGGAAAATATTTCCTTTACCAAAATACAAAAAATCCAAGtaatctattaattctttaaCAAATTCGCAGTGATTAATTAGACTGATTACCTCACTGTGCATTGAATTTCGAAGTTGTAAAAATAGTCGAGCATCCTCCTTGAGCTAAGCCTGCcttgtatcatcagtaggtgcaTTCATAgcaaggtgatcatccttatcaatgcttcgCAGATAAACCATGACAATCTTACTCCATTCTAAATAATTTAAACCATTAAGTTTGTTTCGCAGATAAACCCTGACAGTCTTACTCCATTCTAAATAATttaaaccattaagtttgtgttccgtgatcttagtcatcactggaatcacatcaaactcaataGCCTTATCGTCTACCATTAAATGAAATTctgtccctttttttttttttaataaagcaAATTTAATAAGTATCAATACTACCCAATCAACAAATAAATACACTAAAGGTTGGTAATAAGAGTATTCCTTGAAACAGAATCTGAACTGTTCAAAAATTAGAACAACCGAACGATCTTTAACTTTGGTGATGTAGAAAAACACTTCAAACTAAACCACTACCCACGGGAATGGAATCCCCAAGTTGAGGCGATGTTGAGAAACTACGCATGGTAGCCGGACATTGCCGGAAAACAGTACATGCACGATGACGCACCGGCGCATGGAATAGGGTCAGAAAACAAAAGTGGCATGTGATAGCCACTCGCTCCAAGTCCGGTCACGGGACTTTTAGGGATGGCCGATCGGCACCTCGGTCTCCTTCTGAGACTGGTTGTGAGGCAATGTGGTTTTGAAAAAAACAAACAGAGAAGAAAcagggaagaaaaaaaaaatttccgggATCAAGGTACGGGATGCTCTGATAACATGAAGGAAAAGttgatttttttcttattaattctcATGACAGTATAtaggtatttatatacaaagaaTCCTACGTTAGATAGGAGATATATACTGATTAGGAATCCTTGCAGACTAGGAGAACTTTACTATACAAAATTCTTTACAATGTACACTTCTAACACAATGCTGATGAAAAAAAGCACTAGATAAATGAAGAAAAAGTACATTTAAGTTTCTCAGTTATTAAATTATAGCTTACAAGAGATGTCATTGGGACTCCAATTTCCTCTACTACTTCACGAATAATACTGTCAAACATCTCTTGAGAAGCCTTCTTATTAATAATCTCAGAGCCAGTAAAGTCTTTGCCACTCTGATGAGAAGCTATTCCAACTTCTTCAGGCTGTCAATAATCAGAAAAGTATAAATGCACCATTAATTCTAGAAGCCAGATAACAAAGGTCAGGTTACTTGTCAACAAAATACTAATAGAAGCACAAAAAACTGCATCTAAACACTTGAAATAGATAGGACAAGATTTAGTAAGTGAATGATTGATTTAGTGCTCCCAAAATCATAATGTCCAAAAGAAAACATGCAAACCAAATTAATAGCCTCAACCAGTGATCACAACCAAAAGAGAAAATGCAAATGTTTCCTTTTCCAGATTTCGTACCTCTAGATGGCCTCCAGGGAAAACAAAATGCCCAGGAAATTCTCCAACATTGGAACTTCTTCGCAACACAACTATTTTCTTGTCAGATGTCTCCACAACTGCGCCATTACCCAGTGGACTTGACGTATGTTGACATTGTATAGGGTCATCTACAAATAAGAAAAGTTGTAGATGCTTAGAAGTTATGACTAACCAACCTAGAAAAGACAGACTATTACATAATATGAAGTCCAAGAAGACTTTTCACCCATCAAAATCAACCCACATTCgcatattcaaattaaaaaaaaaaaaaaaaaatcagattaccACCTAGAAAGCAATGTTATTAAACCCAGCCTAGAGCTTGACCCAATGGAAGGATCTTGTCAATCAGTCATTAATTTAACTAGGGGatcattaaaaaatttattaaatatatatattaattaaatataacacctactaatataaaaaaaatatgtttaattaattaatttttagtatttaaaatCAAACTTTCAACATTTATAAggttatatttacatatattttaatgaatttttaaaaaattttatataaaagtattcACTTCCTCATTTGGTTCAACTGAAAACCTGGTCCGGTTTAGTACCCAGGTCATTGGTTCAATGGATCAACTCGCCAGCCGAGTTAGGTTTAATAACATTGCTAGAAGTGAAATATATAGTAATctgtacttatatatatatacatataaacatACAAGTACAAAATAGAGGGGAAACATTTGAATGGACAAGAAATACatgattacattatattatttataaaaaaataatataatatttaatatagtaATTCCTAGTCTAGAAGTAATCCCACTTGTCTATCTCTAGCGTATATATAAGTACATTAGGAGGTCTAATCATAAAAGTATATCATCTTATTGATCGTAATCAAGTTCCAAATTACTTGTTTGtgaggtttcaaagtttattacaaGCCTGTTTCAGATCTTGGACTGGAGGGAGCATGCTTGGGACAGGTTCAGAAGTTGTCATTGTCTTTCAACAATTAAAAAGTCAGTTTAATCATTTCATTGGAGTTAATTCAAAAATTAGATATATGCTTCATTGTTTACAAAAGCCCCCCAAAACAACTGATCATGCAAGAGCCAGAAGTGATATATAAAAACTCTAGAAAATAGAGAAGAGGCAAGACACATATTTGTGAACCCATGTGTACTGTTGAGCAGGCTAGCAGCAAGATGgaatgtaaaattaattaattaaaaaaaaaaaaaaaaaaactcctctCATTAACATTTCAAAAACTAGCAAAAATACCTTCTGATGGAACAAGGAACTTTTCCCACAAAGGACTTAAGTTTGTCCCAACAAAAGTCCTGGGTAACAAGCAGATAGTGTTAATTCTCTATTATggctgaaaaataaaattactgaGTACAAGGATAAGTGTTACATTGTGCCTAATAATGAATAGGTAGATCAACTAAAGATTATACTGAAAGCAATAAATTattcatttaaataaaatagaGAAGAAGCTTTAAACCAAAAAAGAAATTCAGAGTAAACAGAAGACTGATTGCAAATGATTATGATAATAGCATTCAAATTAAACATTAACCTATGGCAATCTGCTATGACAAACATTGATCAATTGATACAAAACCTTGTTCCAGTAATGAATAATGATGAAATGGAGTCATATTTAACAATCTTGCAGTAGGCCTCCTCCTATAAAACTGATAACATCAGAGTATTACATGCACACAAGATCAGTGACCTAGTAAGCATACTAAACTAGTCCTGAGTTTCTCACCTGCGAGACCAAATGCGGTGTCCAGCAATAATTGCAAGAAGTTAACTTGAAAGATGCAAAAGCTAAGGGATATTGTAGTATTTTACTAGTTGGTATGATTGTATcgcataatatataataaattgatttttttttccttttcttaaaATGCAGCATTCATGAATTCATTGCATGACAACCACAAACACACATGAGAATGAGAGACAGGGAGAGACCTATAATCCGTCAAACCAAGGTGAAGCCATACATGAGAATCTTGGTGTGATCCATCTCCACTATGGATGTTATACCCTCCATACTGTAAAGTTATGGAAAAAACAACAAATGAGCAACATCTATCCTAGAAAAAAACTAATGGGCAATATAAATTCGTGAGAAAACAGTGAAATTAAATGCATGAAAACATCCATGCATTAAAAGATTAAACATATAAAACAAATGCAGGACCTCAACTTTCTGTCTGTTGCATTAATGCATGCATATCTCTGGCATCACATGCTTCAAATAAAAATTTGGAATCACTTTTACTTTCTAATATTTCTCCGATGATTAAATGCGCAGTCTTATGAATATTTTGATCTCTCCTGCATTTTAACTATAGAAAACATTGCAGTCATTTTAGAAACTATGAAACTAAATAGGTTCTAAACAAAATAACACCAGATCAACTGCTATATATATTAGACACTCAGTTTTTGTTGGCAGTTTTGATAAAGGAAATCATGGTGTAATGTATCCAATCATATACAGACAGGCTCACTGGCTGGTGGCATTCTCATCAGTTTGGTCAAATGAAGTATGCTATAAAGTCACACATAGCATAGTGAAAAACCATCAGTATATTGTGTCAAGAACTATATTTATTGTCAGAATGAATATCTGAAACAAACACGATAGCTAAATGAGATCAACATACCCGGAACTTTTTACCATTGTACAGTGATGTATTCTTCTGTGCCCTTTGATCCCATATCTATTTGAAATGTTAAAATATAAAAAGGCATCAAAAAAGAAGCCTGTAAGTTATTTTAAGAATGCACAAATTTAACATACCTTTCCAATACCTAAGTTGATGCTAAGATTTTAGATGTTAACCTAATCAATAAAACATTCTACTTCACTAAGGCCATTGCTTGCATTTTCAAAAATGTGATTCTTTAAAATTGATAAATTGAGGAACAAAAATATACCAACTCAAATGCTATCAATATCAAAATGACTCATTCCAAATTGAAATCAAAACAAAATGCACTAATTCAATTTCCCTTCATAAGTAATTTCAGCACATGCATCGATACCAACTCTCTCTTCTAACATAGCAATATAAACATCAGTACCCAGCAGAGGCAATTCTCTCACCTCAGCAatggagttttctaactcaacATCAGGATGGGGAATTCTATCGTATGATTGATCAAAAAGCACGGAGACCTGAATTCAACAATAACAAATCTgaatcaaatataaatttaatgcaCAACGCATAGTGAGAATGCCAAGAGGTGTGGTGTTGGGGCAAAAAGGAAACCTGAGAAGGTGCGAGACCAGAGGGACACGAGAGTAGAAGCTTGTAGGCGACTTTCTCCATTGAAGTGCCACGCGCACGCCAACTGTTCGGTGAAAGTGTCCAACCAAAAATACAATGGAAATAGATTCAGATTTCTCTGTTTGGCGTTTTGGCCAAGTCAACTAACAATACATGTTGTGACAAAGACTCAAGCACCGTTGGGATTTTGGAAGTTAAAGCAGCAGATCTAGGCTCTAGCCACTCGAGGAGACCTGTCAAATTTTATGAgccaaatatttaaatttatttttattaaaattaagtcaacattataatatttaattttttcctttataaattttttctcaatttatttttattaaaattaagtcaactcaactcaactaagcctttatcccaaaaatttggggtcggttatATAGATTcattttttccactctgaacgattttgagttaaatcctcaaaaatgtgtaatgctttctaagtcatgttgtactactctcctccaagtcaatttaggtctactctttttttctttctatcctctaacttaatgtactctacttgtctaactggagcctccgtatgtctacgcttcacatgaccaaaccacctcaatctcccttctctcaacttatcttcaattggtaccacttctaccttttctctaatactctcattacggactttatctagtctagtatggccactcatccaccttaatattctcatctctgcaactcttatgttaaatgcatacgactctttcaatgcccaacacttactaccatataacatagccggtcgtatggctgtacggtaaaattttcctttcaatttattgggaatcttacgatcacataaaactcccgtggcacgtctccacttcaaccatccggctttaatcctatgattaacatcctcctcacatcccccatctacttgaagaactgagcctagatatttaaagtgattactttgtagcagtaccactccattcaaactaactccttccctatcaccaatttggccttcactgaacttgcaatgcatgtattatgtcttcgttctacttaacttaaaaccctttgattctagagt contains:
- the LOC110648661 gene encoding nudix hydrolase 9 isoform X3 codes for the protein MEKVAYKLLLSCPSGLAPSQVSVLFDQSYDRIPHPDVELENSIAEIWDQRAQKNTSLYNGKKFRYGGYNIHSGDGSHQDSHVWLHLGLTDYRTFVGTNLSPLWEKFLVPSEDDPIQCQHTSSPLGNGAVVETSDKKIVVLRRSSNVGEFPGHFVFPGGHLEPEEVGIASHQSGKDFTGSEIINKKASQEMFDSIIREVVEEIGVPMTSLQ
- the LOC110648661 gene encoding nudix hydrolase 9 isoform X1, which codes for MEKVAYKLLLSCPSGLAPSQVSVLFDQSYDRIPHPDVELENSIAEIWDQRAQKNTSLYNGKKFRYGGYNIHSGDGSHQDSHVWLHLGLTDYRTFVGTNLSPLWEKFLVPSEDDPIQCQHTSSPLGNGAVVETSDKKIVVLRRSSNVGEFPGHFVFPGGHLEPEEVGIASHQSGKDFTGSEIINKKASQEMFDSIIREVVEEIGVPMTSLCNPLFIGVSRRVLNVRPAAFFFIRCSLCSEEIQQLYCNAQDGYESTQLFTVPLIELENMASKMPGCHQGGFALYKLMVEALKNT
- the LOC110648661 gene encoding nudix hydrolase 9 isoform X2; the encoded protein is MEKVAYKLLLSCPSGLAPSQVSVLFDQSYDRIPHPDVELENSIAEIWDQRAQKNTSLYNGKKFRYGGYNIHSGDGSHQDSHVWLHLGLTDYRTFVGTNLSPLWEKFLVPSEDDPIQCQHTSSPLGNGAVVETSDKKIVVLRRSSNVGEFPGHFVFPGGHLEPEEVGIASHQSGKDFTGSEIINKKASQEMFDSIIREVVEEIGVPMTSLIELENMASKMPGCHQGGFALYKLMVEALKNT